The Gossypium hirsutum isolate 1008001.06 chromosome A13, Gossypium_hirsutum_v2.1, whole genome shotgun sequence nucleotide sequence GAATTTTTGAGCTAAAAAATTATCTTCTTTAAATACCTATAAATCCTTCTAAGTTTTTTCATCCTCAAATGTAGTTCTAAAAATCCCAACCTACCATCTCAAACACAAAAAAATGCGATACTAATTAAACCATTATCATTTAATTCACGACACATAAATTTATATGTGCACCAAATATAAAATCCTTTGaagttatcaaaattttcaaaataaactgTCATTAAACCATCTAAGAGATACCTTGTTTAGGGATTTCTATTAGTAAGTGTTTCAAATTATGTTCCCATGcaattctctctctcttttctttttcttttttaagtagTACTTTTTTTAGTGTTTCAAGTTTTgaccaaaaaaatcataaaatttaaggTTCTCTAAATTGGAACACTTTAGATCGTTCTTTGTATCTATGCTTTTCCCACTTGAAGATTGGGATTCCCAAACATGAAATTGGATGTGCGGTCCCAATgtttcaaatttcatttcaatttcacaacTTTTTGTTTTACTCCTCCTATAGATTTCCAAGAACCTTATCCAAACAAATATGAAATGGAAAAatcctttttgttttctttttctttattaaaaaatatacaattgGCGTATCTTGCATTTAATTGTGGTCCACAATTTTGATTGACAAGTCGAATATTGTTGTTGTTCCATTACATACAATACAAGCCAGCCATTTACATCATCTTCCATTTACCGACACATATGACACAaggaattttctttttccttatgGATCTCACAACGAATTTTTGCCCCTAGGTTTTAGTATACtgataatgtattttttattttataaataattttaaaaaaattaatatatattttttaatatttcattttttactatattattatataacacttatcaatttttttaacattatttgtTAAATCTAAAAACTTCACCCATAATATACGGAATaattgcatatataaatatatatatactatatgcCTGTGAAAGGAAAAAGAGATATATAAGATCAAATAGCAAGGAATATGCATATGCCATCTCTTTTCTAACATTAATAGTAAAGCTTGCTCCCTATTTATATAAATAGTGGTGGAAAAAGGATAATAGGTCAAAATATCTCATTTATATAATAGGTCAAAATATCTCATTTATACTTTGCCAACATTTAGTTATTACAATTAAAAagttaaactctttttttttgtattttaaaaattttagtttcataGTTGATATTGTTAATATTctttatctaaatttatttactATCGAGtttgtttattaaatttataatgatttacttttaaaatttgtatgactaaataagtttatttatagCTAATTTTTATGAGAAATGCTAACCACATCAATGTTTGGAttataatttcttaattaaaaataaaaaaagttagtttttaatttttaagtatagaggtaaaattttaaattttattcaagtaGGTATATGACAAAAGTTTTAACTACTGCTCTAtacaaatttgtttttatttcttgttgtttCTTTTCCTCCACTTTGGCATTGTTGTTCATCATTTATAATCCAATTTAAGGGTGAACAAACGATGGTTGGCTTTTATACTCAATctattatcaatttaaaaaaaaattggattagTGGTCCCACCAGTTAAATTATCGATTCATCGTTTCGACAgacctaattaaaaatttattaaaatttaaaaaaaataaaaatcctagtTTAACCTGATGTAGTCGGTTCGTATCAGTTCCCGATTTAACTGGTTCAAAGTCACTTCCCAGATCGGTCTCCTGACTGATTCCTAGTCCAATCGATTTAACTAAGTAATTTGATTCGATTCTGTGGAGTATGCCTCGCATTTCAGTCAAATTAAGACACAAACAGAGATTGATGTCATGACGAGGAGCCATGTGACGCGATGACAAAATAGGGGAGAAGTAAAAATGACGTCACAATGACACAATAAGGGATGTCGCGACGTGGCGACATGTCATGCAATTTTCTCAGTTTTCTTCTAGTCAATTTCTGACCATTTGTCCTAGTCGAACTCTGATTAGTGTAgattattttaaggtttttttacCTACGAATTttcctataaataggcctttttcTACCCTAGAAATATTAATTCATAACACgtttaggtattagcttttacaagttttcagggaattttgtgtttaagttttaagtgttcttatttttggattttagggtttcgtttttatctccatctttgtactatttatttttgtcgatttagtgaaattatctttgcccatggtttttatTCTCTTCGGAGGggttttttcatgtaaaatttgtgtgtttgatcttttcaatttctttcttatttttttgttcGTTGCTTACACAATTTTATCCCAACAAATTGGAATCAAAGCTTGGTTCAATTTTCGCATTCAACCCGTTAAGAGATAACAACAAGAAGGTTCTACATTGAGAAATTCAATGGCGTCACAGATTTCTATTTTTGACAAGTTTGGATGAAAAAAATTCTAGTTCAGAATGGTCTAAAAAAGACTGTTATCTGGAAATAGCTTGATAATCTAGATCAaccagaatgggaagagcttgatgagaagGTATTGTCTGCAATTtagttgtgcctcacgaatagTGTATTGTAGGAGGTGTTGATAGAGAAAATGACATTCATCTTGTGAAAAAGGTTAGAAACCCTTTACGTGACAAAGCATTTGGGTCACCgattagtgttgaaacaatggCTATACACGTTCCGTATGGACGAAGGTACCTTAAAGGTCACactagtcaatttattactctttttaatgatttaaaaaatgttgaggttcaaattgatgatgaagatcaggctatgtattattgtgctatttaccccattcatataaattttctaaggagaccctgatttatgagAGGGATAAACTCTCGTTCGGGAATGTAAAGGGTCACTTGTTGATCAAAGACAAACTTAAAAATGAGTTTCGTTTGGATAGCAAGTTAGATAGGCAAGACTCATTTTTTGTAGCATTAAGGAATTGGGACAAGAGATGTCGCTACTACAAGAAGTTAGATTATGTTAAGGTAGATTGTTACAAACTACGGAATAAGAGGGTTGTTGAGAGCAATGAGAAAGAAATAGCTgatgctaatttggtcgatgacaAGGGTCATGATTGGTTGTTGGTGTCTACGATCGAAATGTCTAAATTTACATCCGAATAGTAGTGCACAAGTCAAAGAATAGAAGTCtttcaatttcaaagtttaagcaTGGCTTGGACTCTATTAATATCTTGCAAAGTTCAAAATAGGCTTCTGGCGGGCCCAAAAAATAAGACATTAtggaaatacgagtcaaggtggagatttgtggagtATGCCTCGCATTAGGTCAAATTAAGACATAAACAGAGAACGACTTCGCAATGAGGAGCCATGTGACGTCACAACGACGAAACAGGGGAGAAGCAAAAACTACGTCGCGACAACACAATAGGGATGTCGCGACGTGGCGACGTGTCATgcaattttcttggtttttttctTCTAGTCAAATTTTGACCATTTGTCCCAATTGAACTTTGATTAGTGtaaattattttaagattatttgacctacaaatttaacctataaataaacCCTTTTCTAACCTAGAAAATTTAAACCATAACACATTTAAGTATTAccttttacaagctttcagagaattttgtgtttaagttttgatggttcttattttcgagttttggggtttagtttttatcttcatctttgtactcttcgtttttgCTGATTTAATAAAACTATCTTTGCCTGTGGGTTTATCCTCTTTCGAGGggtttttccacataaaatttgtgtctttgatcttttcaatttcttcattatttttcttGTTCGTTGTTTAGACGAGTGTATCCGAATAAATTCAAACAACACTAATCTATTATTATGATCTTATAATAGTTTTGGTTGacttttatgaaattaattgacATAATCGAACATCCcattatgaattaaataatataaaagggttattaattttaataattgggAATAGATCGATAAAACCATTCTAACCGAAACTAAAACAGATGTAACCAAAAATTCGAGttaacttaaattaatttaatcaaatggCTCAATTAAGTGGTTTAAATAGATGGAGGTGTAATTTGTATTCTAGTGTATATTTTTCTTCTCTAATGTTTCTTTCATTCAATAAATTTCATTTGATTTCTTAGAAAAGatgttatatataaaatttatttgagggtattaatctaatttaacttatataaatatgttttaaaaatttaaaaattttaaaagtgtataataaaaattttcaaaaattttgaggtTGGCCTTATTAAGTTTTGTCATTGTTGGGTTGCCCGTTCATATTTACATGGGTTTAACtctcatattttataaattctttttaatttatattgatctaaatatgaaaatatttcgattaccaatatttttaaaattgaattcgTAATTAAATCGATTTAATTGGTCcatttgatttgattaattaaattattaagaaagtcttaaaaaaattaaaataccagCTTAACTACCCGATTTAACCGGTCTGTATTGGTTTTTGGGTCAATTGATTCAATGTCCTTCTCCAGACCAGCACCTCAACCAATTCTCAGTCCAATCATTCCAATTGACAGATCTAGTTCAAACAACCTTGCTGATTACTAGTCCATTTGTGCATTGTACTGATTAATTTTGGTAACagttttataaatatattgataGTAATTGTAACTCTTGTTTGTTTTGGATGGAGTTAGATAACCCACCAACTAGAAATTCCAACCCTAAGACAAGTTCCTTCTTCACCATCATCATGCATCCTATATTTGGCCAACCACAATGCAACCTCAATATCTGTTGAGAAGGTGAGCTAAAACAAGAAACTTCAAaaggctttttttttctttacattttCCCATCCACTATATGTTATAACAACCACAGTGGATTCAGAATTTAAATtcgtaagttttttttttaaatttaaattcatttattatttgtgtaaaatttaatatttaaattcaaattcattattcgcaaaagtaaaataaattacattggttgtccaaaaaataaattaaatagatttGAATAACGAATATTTAAAGTTCAAGAGTTAATATCGGTGTAAGctctaaataataattaaaatatttgaatttaaatactaTGTTAAtctgaaaaaagaaattgaatattTGTAAATATCTGAATTCGAACTACACCTAATTCCAGTTGTATATAAAACCCCCTACATCATGCCATGTTTTTCTTAACCCAAAAACCCTAAGAGACCTCTTTCACTCTATTGCAACACAAAAACAGTCTTCATCGTCGCGAAATGGCCTCTTTTAATTGCTTTACACTAGCTTTCTTCATGGCATTGTCATTTTCAAGCATCAACGTTGGCCTAGCGGCTCGTCACCTTCTTCAGCTGCCCAATCTGCCACAGCCAACGATCCCCACATTGCCCACAACGCAACCATCTTTGCCATTTCCTAGCATGCCGTTTCCCACTACCCTTCCAACTTTGCCTATTACAATACCGCCATTGCGGAACATGCCTTCAATTCCAGCTATGATCCCATCTATCCCATTCTTCTCTCCACCACCTTCTAAAACTAGCCCTTGAAACATTCCTTTTCTTACATGTTGCTTGATAGAGCATATGGATATCATCGTCTTGTGTGTTCCTTTATATACTAAAAACCCTATTACCTTTTGTGTGTCTATGTTTCAGTTTCTTGATGCTTTTATTGATTTCTTGTATGTGGACATGGCAGTTGTTTAATTGCCTATTTATTGGTGTACTTTCGGGATATATTCCCGCATATGGATTTATCTACACTATCTTTCTTGTTTATCATAGCTATTCTAGTTTTATGttgttttcttatttctttttggacatcatcttataattttatatatactaGTTTTATCTTAGTTGCGTGCTTAGGATATCATAATATTTGAAAAAGTAGGTCTGACAATGATATTTGAAAAAGTAGGTCTAACAAGTAAGGTAGTTAGTACCGTATCGATAGATGCACCATTTTTCTATTAGTATTGGTATGTACCGATATCAATCTATTTTAATGTGTCATCActattaaaaaaaaggttaatatacatatataaaatatatttaaaaatattaggtgaataaaattaaataaagtttaaatataaaatatacatttattatataaaatattcattaagaaactttaaaaatataattcatcaatcaacaaaaccaaaataaatttaaaaaaatcatctcATAATTAAACAATAAGATCATATCatactaatttaaaatataaaaactaaattataatttaagtattcagaatttaacctaatttaattacaATACAAGTATgaaaacctaatttaattataattaagggaccaaaaataaaatttaaccttaatttctCCTTTTATTACATTTCCTTGTAATTAACGCCATCCTCTCTATCCTTTTATAtgggtaaaaaaaaaatcatatatcatTAAAATGATAATCACATTTGAAAAGTGTTGATACGGTagcaatttcatatttaataaaataaaaacttgtaTCAATTATAACAacatgaaatattaattttttcgaatttagaaattaaaatcaataaaaattttcaacgtaTATTGTAATAGACTCTTCAGTTATTCAGAGTTATCTTTAAATTGAATACCTTATAAAGGTCTAATAAAATAAGCGTCAATTAGTCAATTATAATTTTATTCTCAACCAATTCCTCTTTATTGAATAAAATAGATgacataaagaaattaaaaattatgaatggtttattataaaatctaaaattttaaataacgttaacatgaaaacatttaaaaaaataaccttAGGCATTGAGACTGAATTTTGAAGagtacaataaaaaaaaattaaaggtttaattataaaaattttaaaaattataaataaacttgatgtaaaagtattaaaaaataatcttattagtgtttattaaaaaagtgtattaaaaaattatataaacactggttaaaaaaaagatataatcCGTAGtgcaaaagtaataaaaaaaccGCAGGGTcagtaaaaatacaaaaaattaaaataaaattagggaTTAGGATTTTTCAACTCTTATAATATGAATAccattattatatattatgataaatTGTGGGTTTtaacactacaggaaaatagacttttagcggcgctttttttagcctttagcggcacttttaggcGCCACTAaaacttttagcggcactttctaaaacgccacaaaaaacgcTGCTATATGTAACGCCATAAAAATTTGTGGCGTTTACTggaaaaaaatgccgctaaaggtcaagcttttagcggcgtttgtgggaaaagcgccgctaaaggtcaaggcttttagcggcgcttttttacaaacgccgctaaatttggcagatttgtagtattttttttcaccaatatccagcccttcctgtattaaaatccaaccaaatacaacaaatataatataaaatgcagccaaaaacagcaaatttaacataaaaaatacaaccaaaaatattaattctaaatgatacttcaaatttaactaaagatatatgatataattaataataaagtataatttaaaatatttttacaataatgttaaacgtgacaaaacttaaaaacattcttacaataagaaaactaatgtctaagacGGCGA carries:
- the LOC121212401 gene encoding pEARLI1-like lipid transfer protein 2, producing the protein MASFNCFTLAFFMALSFSSINVGLAARHLLQLPNLPQPTIPTLPTTQPSLPFPSMPFPTTLPTLPITIPPLRNMPSIPAMIPSIPFFSPPPSKTSP